A stretch of Henckelia pumila isolate YLH828 chromosome 4, ASM3356847v2, whole genome shotgun sequence DNA encodes these proteins:
- the LOC140862404 gene encoding uncharacterized protein: MRTAQRRQKSYADNRRRDLEFSVGDHVFIRVAPMKGVMRFGKKGKLAPRFIEPFEILDKIGALAYRVALPPSLDGVHNVFHVSMLRKYISNPSHVLSCEPLQLSPHMTYKERPDRILDRQERRLRNKSIPMVKVGWLHHTDEEANWESEVDIRTRYPELFGKL, encoded by the coding sequence ATGAGGACTGCTCAAAGAAGACAGAAGAGTTACGCTGATAATAGGAGGAGAGACTTAGAATTTTCGGTGGGAGATCACGTGTTTATCCGAGTAGCTCCTATGAAAGGCGTGATGAGGTTTGGCAAGAAAGggaagttggcaccgaggttcATCGAACCTTTCGAGATATTGGACAAGATAGGGGCATTGGCGTATAGAGTAGCCTTGCCACCTAGCCTTGATGGAGTCCATAATGTCTTCCAcgtgtcgatgttgaggaagtacatctcgaatcCGTCTCATGTGCTCAGTTGTGAACCTCTTCAGTTATCTCCTCACATGACCTATAAGGAGAGGCCCGATCGGATTCTTGATAGGCAAGAGAGGAGACTTCGCAACAAGTCGATACCAATGGTCAAGGTTGGTTGGTTGCATCATACAGATGAGGAAGCTAATTGGGAGTCAGAGGTTGACAtcaggactcgctacccggagctCTTCGGCAAGCtttaa